The Glycine max cultivar Williams 82 chromosome 12, Glycine_max_v4.0, whole genome shotgun sequence genome window below encodes:
- the LOC100777080 gene encoding fasciclin-like arabinogalactan protein 12: MVMKKNLLFSLSLLLMVLFTSSQTTPAPSPSSTPTDIIRILKKAGGFTTLIRLLTTTQVSTQINAQLLNSNNGLTVFAPNDNAFQSLKPGFLNSLNDQQKNELIQFHVLPTFVSISNFDTLSNPVRTQAGDDPDRLALNITSSGNQVNLTTGVVNTTVGGSVYSDHQLAIYQVDKVLLPRDFFVPKPPPPAPAPAKAKASSAKKSTEGPSSAADNDSAAISLNGIWLSLSVATIAAVFSL; encoded by the coding sequence ATGGTGATGAAGAAAAACCTTCTCTTCTCACTTTCACTTCTCCTAATGGTTCTCTTCACTTCATCTCAAACCACCCCAGCACCATCACCTTCCTCAACCCCAACAGACATCATCAGAATCCTCAAAAAAGCCGGAGGATTCACCACCCTAATCCGTCTTCTCACCACTACACAAGTCTCAACCCAAATCAACGCCCAACTTCTGAACTCAAACAACGGATTAACAGTGTTTGCACCAAACGACAATGCCTTCCAAAGCCTCAAACCTGGTTTCCTCAACTCCCTCAACGACCAACAGAAGAATGAACTCATCCAATTCCACGTGCTACCGACGTTTGTTTCCATCTCAAACTTTGACACTCTGAGCAACCCGGTTAGAACACAAGCCGGTGATGACCCTGATAGGTTGGCATTGAACATCACAAGCTCAGGGAACCAAGTGAACTTGACAACCGGTGTTGTTAACACCACAGTTGGTGGCAGTGTTTACTCTGATCACCAGCTCGCGATTTATCAAGTGGACAAGGTTCTTCTTCCGAGGGATTTCTTCGTTCCCAAGCCTCCTCCACCAGCTCCTGCACCTGCAAAGGCTAAGGCTTCTTCTGCAAAGAAATCTACTGAGGGTCCTTCTTCTGCAGCGGATAATGACTCTGCTGCTATCAGCTTGAATGGAATTTGGCTGTCCCTTTCAGTGGCTACTATTGCTGCAGTGTTTTCCTTGTGA
- the LOC100820539 gene encoding beta-galactosidase 8, which translates to MRPAQIVLVLFWLLCIHTPKLFCANVEYDHRALVIDGKRRVLISGSIHYPRSTPEMWPDLIQKSKDGGLDVIETYVFWNLHEPVRGQYDFDGRKDLVKFVKTVAAAGLYVHLRIGPYVCAEWNYGGFPVWLHFIPGIKFRTDNEPFKAEMKRFTAKIVDMIKQEKLYASQGGPVILSQIENEYGNIDTAYGAAGKSYIKWAATMATSLDTGVPWVMCLQADAPDPIINTWNGFYGDEFTPNSNTKPKMWTENWSGWFLVFGGAVPYRPVEDLAFAVARFFQRGGTFQNYYMYHGGTNFDRASGGPFIATSYDYDAPIDEYGIIRQPKWGHLKEVHKAIKLCEEALIATDPTITSLGPNLEAAVYKTGSVCAAFLANVGTKSDVTVNFSGNSYHLPAWSVSILPDCKSVVLNTAKINSASAISSFTTESSKEDIGSSEASSTGWSWISEPVGISKTDSFSQTGLLEQINTTADKSDYLWYSLSIDYKADASSQTVLHIESLGHALHAFINGKLAGSQPGNSGKYKFTVDIPVTLVAGKNTIDLLSLTVGLQNYGAFFDTWGVGITGPVILKGFANGNTLDLSSQKWTYQVGLQGEDLGLSSGSSGQWNLQSTFPKNQPLTWYKTTFSAPSGSDPVAIDFTGMGKGEAWVNGQRIGRYWPTYVASDASCTDSCNYRGPYSASKCRKNCEKPSQTLYHVPRSWLKPSGNILVLFEERGGDPTQISFVTKQTESLCAHVSDSHPPPVDLWNSETESGRKVGPVLSLTCPHDNQVISSIKFASYGTPLGTCGNFYHGRCSSNKALSIVQKACIGSSSCSVGVSSDTFGDPCRGMAKSLAVEATCA; encoded by the exons atgagaCCGGCACAGATTGTGTTGGTTCTGTTTTGGTTGCTCTGCATTCACACTCCCAAGTTGTTCTGCGCCAATGTAGAGTATGATCACAGAGCATTGGTCATCGACGGCAAGCGCAGGGTCTTGATCTCTGGCTCCATTCATTACCCTCGTAGTACTCCagag ATGTGGCCAGACCTTATTCAGAAATCCAAAGATGGAGGGTTGGATGTGATTGAGACTTATGTTTTCTGGAACTTACACGAACCAGTTCGAGGCCag TATGATTTTGATGGGAGGAAGGACTTGGTGAAATTTGTGAAGACAGTGGCTGCAGCTGGTCTCTATGTCCATCTCCGCATTGGTCCGTACGTGTGTGCTGAATGGAACTATGG TGGTTTCCCTGTTTGGCTGCACTTCATTCCGGGAATCAAGTTCCGAACTGACAATGAACCTTTCAAG GCAGAAATGAAGAGATTCACTGCCAAAATTGTGGATATGATCAAGCAAGAGAAGCTATATGCCTCCCAAGGAGGACCTGTTATTTTATCTCag ATTGAAAATGAGTATGGAAACATTGATACGGCCTACGGTGCTGCGGGTAAATCCTACATTAAGTGGGCAGCAACTATGGCTACATCTCTTGATACAGGGGTTCCATGGGTCATGTGTCTGCAAGCAGATGCTCCTGATCCAATT ATTAATACATGGAATGGATTTTACGGCGATGAATTTACACCAAACTCTAACACAAAACCAAAAATGTGGACTGAGAATTGGAGTGGATG GTTTCTTGTGTTCGGTGGTGCTGTTCCTTACCGACCTGTGGAAGATCTTGCATTTGCCGTGGCACGCTTTTTCCAGCGAGGAGgaacatttcaaaattattatatg TACCATGGAGGAACCAACTTTGACCGAGCTTCTGGTGGACCTTTCATTGCTACAAGTTATGATTATGATGCACCAATTGACGAGTATG GAATTATTAGACAGCCTAAGTGGGGCCACCTTAAAGAAGTGCACAAGGCCATAAAGCTTTGTGAAGAAGCATTGATAGCTACTGATCCAACAATTACATCCCTTGGTCCAAACCTAGAG GCTGCAGTTTACAAGACAGGATCTGTATGTGCGGCCTTCCTTGCTAACGTAGGCACCAAATCTGATGTAACAGTAAACTTCAGTGGCAATTCATATCACTTGCCTGCATGGTCTGTGAGCATCTTACCAGACTGCAAGAGTGTAGTGCTTAATACTGCAAAG ATTAATTCTGCATCTGCAATTTCAAGCTTTACAACTGAATCTTCAAAAGAAGATATTGGTTCTTCAGAAGCTTCTAGTACAGGATGGAGTTGGATTAGTGAACCAGTGGGTATTTCGAAGACCGATTCATTCTCACAAACTGGATTATTGGAGCAAATAAATACAACAGCTGATAAAAGTGATTACTTGTGGTACTCATTAAG CATTGATTATAAGGCTGATGCTAGTTCTCAAACTGTCCTTCACATTGAATCACTTGGTCATGCCCTTCATGCCTTTATTAATGGGAAGCTTGCAG GGAGTCAACCAGGCAACAGTGGCAAATATAAGTTCACTGTGGACATCCCTGTCACACTAGTCGCTGGAAAGAACACAATTGATCTCTTGAGTTTAACTGTGGGACTTCAG AACTATGGAGCCTTTTTTGACACATGGGGAGTGGGGATCACTGGTCCAGTGATATTGAAAGGTTTTGCAAATGGCAACACGCTTGATCTCTCCTCCCAGAAGTGGACCTATCAG GTTGGCCTCCAAGGGGAAGATTTGGGTCTGTCTAGTGGGAGTTCGGGACAGTGGAATTTGCAATCTACCTTCCCTAAGAACCAACCATTGACTTGGTACAAG ACAACTTTTTCTGCTCCATCCGGCAGTGATCCAGTTGCAATTGACTTCACGGGGATGGGAAAAGGCGAGGCTTGGGTTAATGGGCAACGCATCGGGCGATACTGGCCTACATATGTCGCTTCAGATGCTAGTTGCACGGACTCATGCAATTATAGAGGACCTTACAGTGCATCCAAATGTCGCAAGAATTGTGAAAAGCCATCACAGACACT ATACCATGTACCGCGATCGTGGCTGAAACCAAGTGGCAACATTCTTGTATTGTTTGAGGAAAGGGGAGGTGATCCAACACAAATATCTTTTGTCACAAAACAGACAGAAAGTTTGTGTGCGCATGTATCCGATTCTCACCCACCACCTGTAGACTTGTGGAACTCAGAAACAGAATCAGGAAGAAAAGTAGGTCCTGTACTATCACTCACCTGCCCTCATGATAACCAAGTCATCTCTTCCATTAAATTTGCAAGCTATGGAACACCCCTTGGAACCTGTGGTAACTTCTACCATGGACGATGCAGCAGCAACAAGGCTCTATCTATTGTGCAGAAG GCCTGCATTGGATCAAGCAGTTGTAGTGTTGGAGTATCAAGTGACACATTCGGAGACCCTTGTAGAGGAATGGCAAAGAGTTTAGCAGTTGAAGCTACTTGTGCATAG